The proteins below come from a single Limosilactobacillus reuteri genomic window:
- a CDS encoding glycoside hydrolase family 65 protein has translation MKRTFDIAPWHVATHKWDPQDKRLQESMTSLANENLGMRGFFEEGYSGDHMEGIYLGGVWFPDKTRVGWWKNGYPKYFGKMINAVNFMKLIIKVNGEQLDLAKQTPKDFKLDLDMKRGVLERCFTVEIGGTEMYFNFERFVSVTQKELVGQRLHIKNRGDSDAKVEITSMIDADVYNEDANYDEQFWNVLGKSADGEHAELTSMTKKNDFGTPQFIVGMKTTSKTNLDHVDDGTDEKHAYNTFAGTVAAGKEVNFEKRSIVMTSRDYDSQADIEKNLDVLGDQLDNQSFDDLLDPHIKEWADRWVKSDVEIEGDEGAQQGIRFNLFQLFSTYYGQDYRLNISPKGFTGEKYGGATYWDTEAYCIPVYLGVANPEVARNLLMYRYKQLDGAFVNAKEQGLDGALFPMVTFNGIECHNEWEITFEEIHRNGDIAFAIYLYTKYTGDKSYVLNEGAEVLTEISRFWADRVHYSQNKNKYMLHAVTGPDEYDNNVNNDWYTNLLCRWTLQYTLDILDQVDEKVAKKLNVSEDEKRKWKGIVDNMYLPYDKEKDIFPENDGFMDKDLTPVSEIPSDQLPLNQHWSWDKILRSPYVKQGDVIQGLWDFIDDFTKEEKKNNFDFYEQFTVHESSLSASVYSIIAADIGYEDKAVELYERSARLDLDNYNNDTSDGLHITSMTGSWLDIVQGFAGMRVRDGQLHYAPFLPKKWDSYQFRQMFRGRILKVKVDKHGTKIDLVSGDPITIDLDGKKLELK, from the coding sequence ATGAAACGTACATTTGATATTGCCCCTTGGCATGTTGCTACTCACAAATGGGACCCACAAGACAAGCGTTTACAAGAATCAATGACTAGTTTAGCCAATGAGAATCTTGGTATGCGTGGCTTCTTTGAAGAAGGTTACAGTGGTGACCATATGGAAGGTATTTACCTCGGTGGAGTTTGGTTCCCTGACAAGACTCGTGTTGGTTGGTGGAAGAATGGTTATCCTAAGTACTTTGGTAAGATGATCAACGCTGTCAACTTCATGAAGTTAATCATTAAGGTTAATGGTGAACAACTCGACTTAGCAAAGCAAACACCAAAAGACTTTAAGCTTGATCTTGACATGAAGCGTGGTGTCTTAGAACGGTGTTTTACTGTTGAAATTGGTGGTACTGAAATGTACTTCAATTTTGAACGTTTTGTTAGTGTTACCCAAAAAGAATTAGTTGGTCAACGTCTCCACATTAAGAACCGTGGCGACAGTGATGCTAAGGTTGAAATTACTAGCATGATTGATGCTGATGTATACAACGAAGACGCTAACTACGATGAACAATTCTGGAACGTTTTAGGCAAGTCTGCTGATGGCGAACATGCTGAATTAACTTCTATGACTAAGAAGAATGATTTTGGCACTCCACAATTCATCGTTGGAATGAAGACTACTTCAAAGACTAACCTTGACCACGTGGATGACGGCACTGACGAAAAACACGCTTACAACACATTTGCTGGTACTGTAGCTGCTGGTAAAGAAGTTAACTTTGAAAAGCGCAGTATCGTAATGACTTCTCGTGATTACGACTCCCAAGCAGATATTGAAAAGAACTTGGATGTATTAGGCGATCAACTTGATAATCAAAGTTTTGACGACTTACTCGATCCACATATTAAAGAATGGGCAGATCGTTGGGTTAAGTCTGATGTTGAAATTGAAGGTGACGAAGGAGCTCAACAGGGTATTCGTTTCAACCTCTTCCAACTCTTCTCTACTTATTATGGTCAAGATTACCGTCTTAACATCAGTCCAAAAGGATTCACTGGTGAAAAGTACGGTGGTGCTACTTACTGGGATACTGAAGCTTATTGTATTCCAGTTTACCTTGGGGTTGCAAACCCAGAAGTTGCACGTAACTTATTAATGTACCGTTACAAGCAATTAGATGGTGCCTTTGTTAACGCTAAGGAACAAGGACTTGATGGTGCATTATTCCCAATGGTTACCTTCAACGGTATCGAATGTCACAACGAATGGGAAATTACCTTTGAAGAAATTCACCGTAACGGGGACATTGCCTTTGCCATTTACCTTTACACTAAGTACACTGGCGACAAGTCATACGTTCTTAACGAAGGGGCAGAAGTTCTTACTGAAATTTCTCGTTTCTGGGCTGACCGTGTTCACTACTCCCAAAACAAGAACAAGTACATGCTTCATGCCGTAACTGGTCCTGATGAATACGACAACAACGTAAACAACGACTGGTACACTAACCTTCTTTGTCGCTGGACTCTTCAATACACCCTTGACATCTTAGACCAAGTAGATGAAAAGGTAGCTAAGAAGCTTAATGTTTCAGAAGACGAAAAGCGTAAGTGGAAGGGTATTGTAGACAACATGTACCTTCCTTACGACAAGGAAAAGGACATCTTCCCAGAAAACGATGGCTTCATGGACAAGGACTTGACTCCAGTTTCTGAAATTCCAAGTGACCAATTACCACTTAACCAACACTGGTCATGGGATAAGATCTTACGTTCACCATACGTAAAACAAGGTGACGTTATCCAAGGCCTCTGGGACTTCATCGATGACTTTACTAAGGAAGAAAAGAAGAACAACTTCGACTTCTACGAACAATTTACTGTTCACGAATCAAGTCTTTCTGCTTCAGTTTACTCAATTATCGCTGCTGATATTGGTTACGAAGACAAGGCCGTTGAATTGTATGAACGTTCAGCACGTCTTGACCTTGATAACTACAACAACGATACTTCTGATGGACTTCACATTACTTCAATGACTGGTTCATGGCTTGATATTGTTCAAGGATTTGCTGGTATGCGTGTTCGTGATGGTCAATTACACTATGCACCATTCTTACCTAAGAAGTGGGATTCATACCAATTCCGTCAAATGTTCCGTGGCCGGATCTTGAAGGTTAAGGTTGACAAGCATGGTACTAAGATTGATCTTGTATCAGGTGACCCAATTACCATCGATCTTGACGGTAAGAAGCTTGAATTAAAGTAA
- the pgmB gene encoding beta-phosphoglucomutase — MKFEDLKGFAFDLDGVIADTARFHGQAWHQLADKVGTEWTPELADALKGVSRMDSLELILKAGGHENDYTQEEKEALATEKNDNYIKLVETLTPADILPGMKDFLDELKANGYHIVLASASKNAPKVLKYLQLTDYFEGIVNPANLSHGKPDPEIYQEAAKLMDLPADQVAGLEDAQAGIESINRAGELSIGFGADLQDADVKFDKTGDVSLAAIKAQMN; from the coding sequence ATGAAGTTTGAAGATTTGAAAGGTTTTGCATTTGACCTTGACGGTGTTATTGCTGACACTGCTCGTTTTCATGGTCAAGCATGGCACCAATTAGCTGACAAGGTTGGAACTGAATGGACTCCAGAATTGGCTGACGCATTAAAGGGTGTTAGTCGGATGGATTCTTTGGAATTAATCTTGAAGGCTGGCGGCCATGAAAATGACTATACTCAAGAAGAAAAAGAAGCTTTGGCAACTGAAAAGAATGATAACTATATTAAGTTAGTTGAAACTCTAACACCTGCTGATATTCTTCCAGGAATGAAAGACTTCTTAGATGAATTGAAAGCTAACGGTTACCACATTGTATTAGCTTCTGCTTCTAAAAATGCGCCAAAGGTTCTTAAGTATTTGCAATTAACTGATTACTTTGAAGGAATCGTTAATCCAGCAAACTTAAGCCATGGTAAACCAGATCCAGAAATTTACCAAGAAGCAGCTAAATTAATGGATCTTCCAGCTGACCAAGTAGCAGGACTTGAAGATGCCCAAGCCGGAATTGAATCAATTAACCGTGCTGGTGAATTATCAATTGGTTTTGGTGCTGATTTGCAGGATGCTGATGTTAAGTTCGATAAGACTGGTGACGTATCCTTAGCTGCTATTAAAGCGCAAATGAATTAA
- a CDS encoding Lreu_0056 family protein produces the protein MREIMKRKIVIITTIILISCLWVVVAINFNRPSFQPVQDETQSSQQPRPKFTDQQIGVLAGLAISPDWLKQNIAANQLVYGIVKPSDTVPAGVNDYSYLVAADDQDGTAIFFKVEGQTVIIKYTSQRNAKLKTKDLTLAQLRKEFYQTRSQKKQVDNYVAGLRTE, from the coding sequence ATGCGTGAAATTATGAAAAGAAAAATCGTTATAATAACAACCATCATTCTAATTAGTTGCTTATGGGTAGTAGTTGCAATTAACTTTAATCGGCCGTCCTTTCAGCCAGTTCAAGATGAAACACAGTCAAGTCAACAACCGCGACCAAAATTTACCGACCAACAAATTGGGGTTTTGGCGGGATTGGCAATATCTCCCGACTGGTTAAAACAAAATATTGCTGCAAATCAACTCGTTTATGGAATTGTTAAGCCCTCTGATACCGTTCCAGCAGGAGTAAATGATTATAGCTATTTAGTAGCCGCTGACGACCAAGATGGAACGGCAATTTTCTTTAAAGTTGAAGGCCAGACTGTGATCATAAAATATACTTCTCAGCGAAATGCAAAATTAAAAACAAAGGACTTAACCTTGGCGCAACTAAGAAAAGAATTCTACCAAACGAGGTCACAAAAAAAGCAAGTAGATAACTATGTAGCAGGATTGCGGACCGAGTAA
- a CDS encoding GTP pyrophosphokinase family protein, whose amino-acid sequence MSIYGPYEQILSNILSLTTDRIKELNQQTVQDKQPKLYEHLIARVKTSESMAEKCQRKGYPVSTESALRKCRDAVGIRIVCNFIDDIDRCLCQLRQADWCEVIKEKDYITNAKPNGYRSYHVIIDEKVPYQDIEGNNPGHFYVEIQLRTIAMDSWASLEHEMKYKHNIKNPERIGRELKRCADQLASCDVQMQTIRQLINSSEEGE is encoded by the coding sequence ATGTCAATTTATGGCCCATATGAGCAGATTTTGTCAAATATTCTTTCCCTCACAACTGATCGGATCAAAGAACTAAATCAGCAAACAGTGCAGGATAAGCAACCAAAACTTTATGAACATTTAATTGCTCGGGTGAAGACTTCCGAGAGTATGGCGGAAAAATGCCAACGAAAAGGCTATCCGGTCTCTACTGAATCGGCCTTACGAAAATGTCGCGATGCAGTTGGAATCAGAATTGTTTGTAACTTTATCGATGATATTGACCGTTGCCTTTGCCAATTACGTCAAGCTGACTGGTGTGAGGTTATTAAGGAAAAGGATTATATTACAAATGCAAAGCCAAATGGATATCGGAGCTATCATGTCATTATTGATGAAAAAGTTCCATATCAAGATATCGAAGGAAATAACCCGGGACATTTTTATGTTGAAATTCAGTTACGAACGATTGCAATGGATTCATGGGCAAGTCTTGAACATGAGATGAAATATAAACATAATATTAAAAATCCAGAGCGAATTGGTCGCGAACTTAAACGTTGTGCTGACCAATTAGCATCATGCGACGTTCAAATGCAAACAATCCGGCAATTAATTAATTCTAGTGAGGAAGGCGAATAA
- a CDS encoding response regulator transcription factor, with product MRILVAEDEQQLSHVLSSAMTASGYQVDIANNGQEAVEQAKENAYDVIILDIMMPVKSGLEALKEIRATGNRTYIMMLTAMGEEDDKVTGLDAGADDYLTKPFSLKELLARLRSRQRRDDSYQVDVLEFGDLTLNGNDQSLESHNSISLTNRENRLLQYFILNANKELSANELINHVWDENETADQEDLWINICYLRQKLQAIQSQVTISGEKTGPFMIAC from the coding sequence ATGCGAATCCTTGTAGCAGAAGATGAACAGCAGCTATCTCATGTATTAAGTTCAGCGATGACAGCGAGTGGTTATCAAGTTGATATTGCTAATAATGGCCAAGAAGCCGTTGAGCAGGCGAAAGAAAATGCCTATGATGTCATAATTTTAGACATCATGATGCCTGTTAAATCTGGACTGGAAGCATTAAAGGAAATTAGAGCAACTGGTAATCGAACATATATTATGATGTTAACGGCTATGGGTGAAGAAGATGATAAGGTAACTGGTCTTGATGCCGGTGCTGACGATTATTTAACTAAGCCCTTTTCCTTAAAAGAACTACTTGCTCGTTTGCGCTCCCGTCAACGCCGAGATGATTCTTACCAAGTAGATGTTCTTGAATTTGGTGATTTGACCCTTAACGGTAACGATCAATCGCTTGAAAGCCATAATTCGATTAGTTTAACGAATCGGGAAAATCGTTTACTTCAGTATTTTATTTTGAATGCTAATAAAGAATTATCAGCGAATGAACTTATTAACCACGTTTGGGATGAGAATGAAACCGCTGATCAAGAAGATCTCTGGATTAATATCTGTTATTTACGGCAAAAATTACAGGCAATTCAATCTCAAGTAACAATTAGTGGTGAAAAAACTGGACCGTTTATGATTGCATGCTAG
- a CDS encoding sensor histidine kinase, with product MIQRFRYKFIAISTAALLFVILTIVGSICTLTYYQSHQEIERVLTILVNNDGQIPRKGIRTTDNSQPQFSREGLHQYRYFAVLVDNKNQVTEVQDDHIATVTPQDARAMTDRLVRRKVHSGQLLYRGVNYAYKIRNKNGEKVIVFLDESLLMARTRSLMHTGLILGIIVLVLYTIVLTLYSRRAIRPIIEAEQRQKEFITNASHELKTPLTVISANNEMQEIINGENEWTTSTKQQVTRLTKLINNLVSLARMQEQPTLTMLPVNVSQIAGDVASSFKSVISTEQKQFNVQIDEGLVANADENTLRELLNILLDNANKYCDPQGEIDFTVSSSNHSKNIVITIANSYKDGKSLDAKKFFNRFYRVDESHTQGKKAGFGIGLSMAQYIVKQFKGKITAKYTNGKLAFIVTLKEVGK from the coding sequence ATGATTCAACGTTTTCGCTATAAATTTATTGCAATCTCAACTGCGGCATTATTATTTGTAATTTTGACAATTGTTGGCAGTATTTGCACCCTCACTTACTATCAATCGCACCAAGAAATTGAACGGGTATTGACGATTTTGGTAAATAACGACGGCCAAATTCCCCGAAAAGGGATCCGGACTACTGACAATAGTCAACCTCAATTTTCACGTGAGGGCCTTCATCAATATCGTTATTTTGCTGTACTGGTTGATAATAAAAATCAAGTAACGGAAGTGCAAGATGATCATATTGCAACGGTTACGCCGCAGGATGCCCGAGCAATGACAGACCGTCTTGTAAGAAGAAAAGTGCATAGCGGGCAGTTGCTATATCGAGGGGTAAATTATGCTTATAAGATTCGGAATAAAAACGGCGAGAAAGTAATTGTCTTTCTTGATGAATCACTCCTCATGGCCCGGACACGATCACTAATGCATACAGGGTTGATCTTAGGGATAATTGTTTTAGTTCTGTATACCATTGTTTTAACCCTTTACTCGCGTCGTGCAATTCGGCCAATTATTGAAGCAGAGCAGCGGCAAAAAGAATTTATAACTAATGCTAGTCATGAATTAAAAACGCCATTGACAGTTATTTCAGCGAATAATGAAATGCAAGAGATTATCAATGGTGAGAATGAATGGACAACAAGCACCAAGCAACAGGTTACTCGCCTGACAAAGTTAATTAATAACCTGGTGTCACTTGCACGCATGCAAGAACAACCGACATTAACGATGTTGCCGGTAAATGTAAGTCAAATTGCCGGGGATGTGGCTAGTAGTTTCAAGAGTGTGATTTCAACCGAACAGAAACAATTCAATGTACAGATTGATGAAGGCTTGGTAGCAAACGCTGATGAAAATACACTACGGGAACTGTTGAATATTTTGCTTGATAATGCGAATAAGTATTGTGATCCTCAGGGTGAAATTGATTTTACAGTGTCCTCGTCTAATCATAGTAAAAATATAGTTATTACGATTGCGAATAGCTATAAAGATGGTAAAAGCCTGGATGCTAAAAAATTCTTTAACCGCTTTTATCGGGTTGATGAATCGCATACTCAAGGAAAAAAGGCAGGCTTTGGTATTGGGCTTTCGATGGCTCAATATATCGTTAAACAATTCAAAGGGAAAATTACGGCGAAGTATACAAATGGTAAGTTAGCTTTTATCGTAACGTTAAAAGAAGTAGGAAAGTAA
- a CDS encoding chloride channel protein: MKFWRLKIGIYAVVWSLIIGMLTAAYLNLVNWVIDLVWHQYLDPAVSSKWYPFLVCIPLGFLIGFLNERWGNYPLTIEQVLTQVRLKGQLNYHNWWKSFILGLLALGAGGNIGPEASTTVLTSSMINWLGDRMRWATSMRQKVSLWYGKMQTQDLARAPRFSQLFKNKYQRVFVISGLVGIGIVGAAIVFKLFPEEGVFGMHHRIINWEWINLLTSIPTIIIGIAFGWLFVHLENWAALIINAKISKIWQGGIFGLILAISSLITSDILFSGEFRIVPFTHEAFNHSIIFLLVVALVKAVMSNLGFAMGWRGGTIFPAIFSSVAVGTACAMMLPGDVRINAIVVIAASLTFILEKPLLTIILLLLLVPIELAPVIIVVAFLVGRIIKLFPASE; this comes from the coding sequence ATGAAATTTTGGCGACTTAAGATTGGAATATATGCAGTTGTTTGGAGCCTAATAATTGGTATGCTGACAGCGGCGTATTTAAACTTAGTTAACTGGGTAATTGATTTAGTTTGGCATCAATACCTAGATCCGGCAGTTAGTAGTAAATGGTATCCGTTTTTAGTATGTATTCCATTGGGATTTTTGATTGGTTTCTTGAATGAGCGATGGGGTAATTACCCGTTAACGATTGAACAAGTGCTGACGCAAGTAAGGTTGAAAGGGCAATTAAATTATCATAATTGGTGGAAGTCTTTTATTCTTGGCTTATTGGCCCTCGGAGCAGGAGGGAACATCGGGCCGGAAGCTTCTACAACAGTCTTAACTAGCAGCATGATTAATTGGCTTGGTGACCGTATGCGCTGGGCAACTTCAATGCGCCAGAAAGTTTCTCTTTGGTACGGTAAAATGCAAACGCAAGATTTAGCCCGTGCTCCTAGATTCAGTCAGCTTTTTAAAAATAAATATCAACGAGTCTTTGTTATTTCAGGATTAGTTGGAATTGGAATAGTAGGCGCGGCGATTGTTTTTAAGCTTTTTCCTGAAGAAGGTGTTTTTGGGATGCATCACCGGATCATTAATTGGGAGTGGATCAATTTATTAACGAGTATTCCAACGATTATCATTGGGATTGCTTTTGGGTGGCTGTTTGTTCACTTAGAAAATTGGGCTGCACTGATAATTAATGCAAAAATAAGTAAGATTTGGCAAGGTGGGATTTTTGGGTTAATTTTAGCGATCAGCTCGTTGATTACAAGCGATATCTTATTTTCTGGTGAGTTTAGAATTGTTCCTTTTACCCACGAAGCCTTCAATCATTCAATCATCTTCCTATTAGTTGTAGCACTCGTAAAAGCCGTAATGAGTAATCTGGGTTTTGCAATGGGATGGCGGGGAGGAACTATTTTCCCGGCTATCTTTTCGAGTGTCGCGGTAGGAACTGCCTGTGCGATGATGTTGCCTGGAGACGTACGGATAAATGCAATTGTTGTAATCGCGGCAAGCCTTACCTTTATTTTAGAAAAACCGTTATTAACAATTATCCTGCTGTTATTATTGGTACCGATTGAACTAGCGCCGGTTATAATTGTAGTTGCATTTTTAGTAGGAAGGATTATTAAACTTTTTCCTGCTAGTGAATAG
- a CDS encoding glutamate--cysteine ligase, with the protein MFSRIGQLIFDNEAVAKTSDFTMGLEIEMQRVDEDGNLSLEPYPSAIGDEKTNPWITNDFLETMAEMVTPSAQHALDAMHYLYVINNTLRSALAPGELLWPLSMPPRLPKDKTKLRLAKMGPKKEAYLKEWAKRHGYSQGTPCGAHINLSIDQHIIELVLNAFPERFNSKREVRNYLYTILAQGFVRYRWLLTYLYGASPIVEENYFEPGKELPHPIRSVRQSQYGFGTKFTGDFTNLDRYIARIEEGVKAGILTSDYEFHGPVRFKGNTDLKKLPEHGIEYLELRMLDLDPSSSVGVRTGTLRFIRLLASYLIMQPPLKENEVEEMLVTADKMNEVVAEENPQATCRYQAKARAVLKSLERYANQIQLGPEYSEVLEDLEDRVENPLTTPSAKLLNYVKNGSLTEYALRRAKRYQQAAQETIHPFKGFEDGRIYTADELRKELTL; encoded by the coding sequence GTGTTTAGCAGAATTGGTCAATTAATATTCGATAATGAAGCTGTTGCAAAGACTTCTGATTTTACAATGGGTCTTGAGATTGAAATGCAACGAGTAGACGAAGATGGCAACCTAAGCCTTGAGCCATATCCGTCAGCGATTGGGGATGAGAAGACTAATCCATGGATTACCAATGATTTTTTAGAAACAATGGCTGAAATGGTAACTCCTTCTGCCCAACATGCTCTTGATGCAATGCATTATTTGTATGTTATCAATAATACATTGCGATCAGCTCTTGCTCCCGGCGAGTTATTATGGCCGTTATCCATGCCCCCACGACTTCCTAAAGATAAGACTAAATTACGGTTAGCTAAAATGGGACCGAAAAAAGAAGCTTATTTGAAGGAATGGGCAAAACGTCATGGGTACTCGCAAGGAACGCCCTGTGGAGCGCATATTAATTTGAGTATTGATCAGCACATTATTGAGCTAGTCCTTAATGCTTTCCCGGAACGCTTTAATAGTAAGCGTGAAGTGCGGAATTATTTATATACTATCTTGGCACAAGGTTTTGTCCGATATCGATGGCTTCTTACGTATCTTTATGGTGCAAGCCCAATTGTTGAAGAAAATTATTTTGAACCGGGAAAAGAGTTGCCTCATCCGATTCGGAGTGTGCGGCAAAGTCAATACGGTTTTGGGACCAAATTTACCGGTGATTTTACTAATCTCGATCGTTACATTGCACGGATTGAAGAAGGAGTTAAAGCAGGGATCTTAACATCGGATTACGAATTTCATGGTCCGGTGAGGTTCAAAGGAAACACGGATTTAAAAAAGTTGCCTGAACATGGAATTGAGTATTTAGAATTACGAATGCTCGATTTAGATCCTAGCAGTTCAGTAGGAGTTCGAACTGGTACACTAAGATTTATTCGTTTATTAGCAAGTTACTTGATCATGCAGCCGCCATTAAAAGAAAACGAAGTAGAAGAAATGTTGGTGACTGCCGATAAAATGAATGAAGTTGTAGCCGAGGAAAATCCCCAAGCAACTTGTAGATATCAGGCCAAAGCTCGTGCTGTCCTCAAAAGTTTAGAGCGGTATGCCAATCAAATCCAACTCGGTCCAGAATATTCCGAAGTTCTGGAAGACTTAGAAGATCGGGTCGAAAATCCGCTAACTACCCCGAGTGCTAAACTCTTAAACTATGTAAAGAATGGTTCACTCACCGAGTATGCGTTGCGTCGTGCCAAACGTTACCAACAAGCGGCACAGGAAACAATCCATCCTTTTAAAGGGTTTGAAGATGGACGAATCTATACTGCTGATGAGCTTCGAAAAGAATTAACATTGTAA
- a CDS encoding gamma-glutamyl-gamma-aminobutyrate hydrolase family protein: MHPRIAIPADTLTEATNIINERNAAFAPRPLIEAIIKSGGLPVILPSVAASLAPSYLDLFDGIIFAGGSDVDPTFFNEEPHQKLGPTYLKRDQFEISLATAAFNAGKPMMGICRGMQVLNVALGGTLYQDLSENPHQTLKHSQDAPGNFPSHHVNTDKASRLFNLVGPRPYVNSRHHQSLNQIAEPLHVTAWADDQVPEAVETINSDQILAVQWHPENMFKHYDYSRAIFADLITRAKKAAK, from the coding sequence ATGCATCCACGAATTGCTATTCCTGCAGATACATTAACTGAAGCTACAAACATCATTAACGAGCGAAATGCTGCCTTCGCACCTCGCCCATTAATCGAAGCCATTATCAAGTCAGGAGGATTACCCGTTATTCTTCCTAGTGTTGCTGCTTCACTAGCACCATCCTACCTTGATCTTTTTGATGGGATTATCTTTGCTGGAGGAAGTGATGTCGATCCAACCTTTTTCAACGAAGAGCCGCATCAAAAATTAGGTCCCACATATCTTAAACGAGATCAATTTGAAATTAGTCTTGCTACAGCTGCATTTAATGCTGGAAAACCAATGATGGGGATCTGTCGTGGAATGCAGGTATTAAATGTTGCGCTTGGCGGGACTTTATACCAAGACCTTTCGGAAAATCCCCATCAAACCCTTAAGCATTCCCAAGATGCCCCAGGAAATTTTCCTTCCCACCACGTTAATACAGACAAGGCAAGTCGATTATTTAACTTAGTAGGACCCAGACCATATGTTAATTCACGTCATCATCAATCACTAAATCAGATTGCTGAACCACTTCATGTAACGGCATGGGCTGATGATCAGGTACCAGAAGCCGTGGAAACCATTAACTCTGATCAAATTTTAGCAGTTCAATGGCATCCAGAAAACATGTTTAAACATTACGATTATTCGCGCGCTATTTTTGCTGACTTAATTACTAGAGCGAAAAAAGCGGCTAAATAA
- a CDS encoding aldo/keto reductase: MLELTNINSTFNLNNEVKIPCVGYGTFRTPADVAEQAVKEAIETGYRHIDTAAVYGNEEAVGKGIKDSGIKREDLFVTSKLWNTNRGYEQTKKAFQETLDRLQMDYLDLYLIHWPANEKQFGDDAAKINAETWRAMEDLYNEGKIRAIGVSNFMPHHIAELMKTAKVAPAVDQIEVHPGWPHTEEIKYLQAHNILVEAWAPLGGQGAKVLTNPTMIQIADKYQKTPAQVCLRWILQQGILPLPKSVHKERMISNQNIFDFELTDEDMRKINLLPNLGGQCADPDEVDF; this comes from the coding sequence ATGCTTGAATTAACTAATATTAACTCAACGTTCAACTTAAATAATGAGGTCAAGATTCCCTGTGTGGGATATGGTACATTTAGGACTCCGGCAGATGTAGCTGAACAGGCCGTGAAAGAAGCAATTGAAACTGGTTATCGACACATTGATACTGCGGCTGTTTACGGAAACGAAGAAGCAGTAGGCAAGGGGATTAAGGATTCGGGAATTAAGCGTGAAGACCTTTTTGTGACTAGCAAGTTATGGAATACTAATCGTGGCTATGAACAAACGAAGAAGGCTTTTCAAGAGACGCTTGATCGTTTGCAGATGGATTATTTAGACCTTTACTTAATTCACTGGCCCGCCAATGAAAAGCAGTTTGGAGATGATGCTGCCAAGATTAATGCTGAAACGTGGCGCGCAATGGAAGACCTTTACAATGAAGGTAAAATTCGGGCAATTGGGGTAAGCAATTTTATGCCTCACCATATTGCGGAATTAATGAAAACGGCCAAAGTAGCGCCAGCAGTTGATCAAATTGAGGTTCATCCGGGTTGGCCACATACGGAAGAAATTAAATACTTACAAGCACACAATATCTTAGTTGAGGCATGGGCTCCTTTAGGTGGTCAAGGTGCTAAAGTATTAACTAATCCAACAATGATTCAAATCGCTGATAAGTATCAAAAGACGCCAGCGCAAGTCTGTTTACGTTGGATTCTCCAACAGGGGATTCTTCCATTACCGAAGTCTGTCCATAAAGAACGGATGATAAGTAACCAAAATATATTTGATTTCGAATTAACTGATGAGGATATGCGCAAGATTAATTTATTGCCAAATCTTGGCGGTCAATGTGCTGATCCAGATGAGGTTGATTTTTAA